In one window of Deltaproteobacteria bacterium DNA:
- a CDS encoding trypsin-like peptidase domain-containing protein produces the protein MRNGLFFLFLVFSCISLTVPAKGEPLSKVFQRVNPSVVLILTRERGYATMIRGEGVATQGLASGVVISKDGLIMTAAHVVQVADEVNVSFADGAMVSAKVVNSAPQADVALLKLERQPSNLVVAHLGDSNKVHIGDRVFVVGAPYGMEHTLTVGYLSGRRRPPGACPGLLPIEFLQTDAAINRGNSGGPMFNMDGEVIAIVSRILTQSGGSEGLGFAVSINTARELLLEQKSFWSGLQFYLVSGPLAKALNVPQEAGLLIQRVATDSPGYRLGLQPGNIPVRLGNEKLLLGGDIILEVQGIAVSTDEQTGCEIRQRIGGLSRFEVKVLRAGKILRLSTTIRGRQ, from the coding sequence TCAACCCTTCTGTAGTGCTGATCCTTACCAGAGAGCGCGGCTACGCCACCATGATTCGCGGGGAGGGTGTTGCCACCCAGGGACTTGCTTCCGGAGTGGTAATTTCCAAAGATGGCCTGATTATGACGGCTGCTCACGTGGTGCAGGTGGCGGACGAAGTAAACGTCTCTTTTGCGGATGGCGCCATGGTGTCGGCAAAAGTAGTAAACTCGGCACCCCAGGCCGATGTTGCTCTGCTCAAGCTCGAGAGGCAGCCTTCGAATCTGGTAGTAGCTCATCTGGGTGACTCCAACAAGGTGCATATAGGCGACAGAGTTTTCGTGGTCGGCGCACCCTACGGCATGGAACATACCCTCACTGTGGGCTATCTGAGTGGTCGCAGAAGACCTCCAGGGGCCTGCCCGGGGCTTCTGCCCATTGAATTCCTGCAGACCGATGCAGCAATCAACAGAGGCAATTCAGGCGGCCCCATGTTCAATATGGACGGTGAAGTCATCGCCATTGTCAGCCGGATACTCACTCAGTCAGGCGGCTCAGAAGGCCTGGGCTTTGCCGTCAGCATCAACACCGCCAGGGAGCTGCTCCTCGAGCAAAAATCATTCTGGAGCGGCCTGCAATTTTACCTGGTCTCAGGCCCGCTGGCCAAAGCCCTGAATGTGCCGCAAGAAGCTGGCTTGCTGATTCAACGGGTGGCAACAGACTCCCCTGGTTACAGACTCGGCCTACAGCCGGGCAATATTCCTGTAAGGCTGGGCAATGAAAAACTACTGCTCGGAGGGGACATTATCCTGGAGGTTCAGGGCATAGCAGTTTCCACAGACGAGCAAACCGGGTGCGAGATTCGCCAAAGGATAGGCGGCCTCTCCCGCTTTGAAGTAAAAGTATTGCGTGCAGGCAAAATTCTCCGCCTCTCCACCACAATAAGAGGACGCCAGTGA